The Apibacter raozihei genome contains a region encoding:
- a CDS encoding N-acetylmuramoyl-L-alanine amidase → MRDTFQLFILAASLLVLVSCGSQKKITVNTKVVHDTVYITDVNPKYHFVTEASLPGYVISKQNFPSVASNYRVKFLVMHYTVSDYPTSVKILARKGQVSSHYLISDKPNDSIDILVSEDRRAWHAGVSYWKGAENLNDTSIGIEIVNPGYKKVNDSLVFTPFTEFQIRKVAALAKNIIDRYEIDPVNVIGHSDIAPLRKQDPGPAFPWKRLYTQYQIGAWYDDIDKYSFLSQYIPDTYPYNSPLEFQKALEKFGYKVELTGNWDKNTTLIIRAFQWHFRPEKADGVADAETWAILQALIKKYRSTK, encoded by the coding sequence ATGAGAGATACATTTCAACTATTTATACTTGCCGCCTCGCTGTTAGTGCTGGTAAGCTGTGGTTCGCAGAAGAAAATTACCGTCAATACCAAGGTGGTTCACGATACGGTATACATTACAGATGTAAACCCTAAATATCATTTTGTAACGGAAGCCTCCCTTCCGGGGTATGTCATCTCTAAACAAAACTTCCCGTCTGTTGCCTCCAATTACAGAGTTAAATTTCTCGTGATGCACTACACCGTATCCGATTATCCTACCTCAGTTAAGATTCTGGCCCGAAAAGGACAGGTAAGCTCTCACTACCTGATAAGTGATAAACCAAATGATTCAATCGATATACTGGTAAGTGAAGACCGAAGAGCCTGGCATGCAGGGGTAAGCTATTGGAAAGGTGCCGAAAACCTGAATGATACTTCTATAGGTATAGAAATCGTTAATCCCGGGTATAAAAAGGTTAACGACTCGCTGGTTTTTACTCCTTTTACTGAGTTTCAGATTAGAAAAGTAGCTGCCTTAGCCAAAAATATTATAGACCGATACGAAATAGATCCGGTCAATGTAATCGGCCATAGCGATATTGCCCCTTTACGTAAACAAGATCCGGGGCCTGCTTTTCCCTGGAAAAGATTATATACCCAGTACCAGATAGGAGCCTGGTATGACGATATTGATAAATATTCTTTTTTATCGCAGTACATTCCGGACACTTACCCATATAACTCACCGCTGGAGTTTCAGAAAGCTTTGGAAAAATTCGGATATAAAGTAGAGTTAACCGGTAACTGGGATAAAAACACAACCTTAATCATTCGGGCATTTCAATGGCATTTCCGTCCGGAAAAAGCCGATGGGGTGGCAGATGCAGAAACCTGGGCAATATTACAGGCATTAATTAAAAAATACAGAAGTACGAAATAA